Proteins from a genomic interval of Sugiyamaella lignohabitans strain CBS 10342 chromosome C, complete sequence:
- the GCV2 gene encoding glycine decarboxylase subunit P (P subunit of the mitochondrial glycine decarboxylase complex; glycine decarboxylase is required for the catabolism of glycine to 5,10-methylene-THF; expression is regulated by levels of 5,10-methylene-THF in the cytoplasm; GO_component: GO:0005960 - glycine cleavage complex [Evidence ISS] [PMID 8830251]; GO_component: GO:0005739 - mitochondrion [Evidence IEA,IEA]; GO_component: GO:0005739 - mitochondrion [Evidence IDA] [PMID 14576278]; GO_component: GO:0005739 - mitochondrion [Evidence IDA] [PMID 16823961]; GO_function: GO:0003824 - catalytic activity [Evidence IEA]; GO_function: GO:0004375 - glycine dehydrogenase (decarboxylating) activity [Evidence IEA,IEA]; GO_function: GO:0004375 - glycine dehydrogenase (decarboxylating) activity [Evidence IDA] [PMID 320197]; GO_function: GO:0004375 - glycine dehydrogenase (decarboxylating) activity [Evidence IDA] [PMID 8830251]; GO_function: GO:0016491 - oxidoreductase activity [Evidence IEA]; GO_function: GO:0030170 - pyridoxal phosphate binding [Evidence IEA]; GO_process: GO:0006546 - glycine catabolic process [Evidence IEA]; GO_process: GO:0019464 - glycine decarboxylation via glycine cleavage system [Evidence IEP,IMP] [PMID 8830251]; GO_process: GO:0006544 - glycine metabolic process [Evidence IEA]; GO_process: GO:0006730 - one-carbon metabolic process [Evidence IGI] [PMID 10871621]; GO_process: GO:0055114 - oxidation-reduction process [Evidence IEA,IEA]) has product MRFLIRSSQRLVAGRYAVNTTSRVFTRGALIGSRSYSSQIPSSSPLEPLDTYLRRHNGSSSPKSIETLLDKVGYKSVDSFVESVVPDGILSRRPLQISPENGLSESQLTSRLREIASENKLYRSFIGRGYYGTIVPPVIQRNILECPEWYTSYTPYQPEIAQGRLESLMNFQTLVADLTGMSVANASLLDEATAGAEAMAMGFHALRGKRKVYYVDENVHSQTISVLKTRAKTLGIEVVIGLPKDEAEFKSSFGTLIQYPGANGNIESPEYYQQLSDKVHGSGGVLAVATDLLALTVLKAPSSFGADIVFGNSQRFGVPFGYGGPHAAFFAVADSEKRKMPGRLIGRSKDRLGNPAFRLALQTREQHIRREKATSNICTAQALLANMAAMYAVYHGPEGLKNIANRVYSLTTYLASQIESSSSHSLVNNKWFDTLTVKLGGVTADEFLAKARSEYQINLFKVDDSSVSVALDETVTAKDVSDLVSLFTGSTVGLTTLSAADVQYTSVPEDLARTGKILQFAVFNTHHSETELLRYIHHLQSKDLSLANSMIPLGSCTMKLNATVQMAPVTWPEFGQIHPFAPIDQAKGYQTLVSELEADLADITGFDATSLQPNSGAQGEFAGLKVIRAYLDSIGQGHRDICIIPVSAHGTNPASAAMAGFKVVSVKCTNNGELDLVDLEAKAEKYKDKLAATMITYPSTYGVFEPGVKRAIEIVHSHGGQVYMDGANMNAQIGLTSPGEIGADVCHLNLHKTFCIPHGGGGPGVGPICVKSHLQPFLPSHDTVAVTSASSDGRAVDSVSAAPYGSASILPISWAYIKLMGASGLKKATELALLNANYMKARVGEHFPVAYTNAEGRCAHEFIVDLRGFKSTSGIEAIDVAKRLQDYGFHAPTMSWPVPNTLMIEPTESESIAELDRFCDALISIRKEIADIEEGRVPRENNVLKNAPHSQQDLLTSEWDRPYTREQAAYPLPYLREAKFWPSVTRLDDNYGDLNLFCSCDPVEAIE; this is encoded by the coding sequence ATGAGATTTCTCATCAGATCAAGTCAACGATTAGTTGCCGGCAGATATGCTGTAAACACCACCAGTAGAGTCTTTACTCGAGGAGCTTTGATTGGAAGTCGCAGCTATTCTTCACAAATTCCTAGCAGCTCGCCTTTAGAGCCTTTAGACACTTATCTTAGAAGACACAATGGATCTTCGTCCCCTAAGTCCATTGAAACTCTTCTTGATAAAGTGGGATACAAATCGGTCGATTCCTTTGTCGAGTCCGTAGTTCCAGATGGAATTCTTTCAAGACGTCCTCTACAAATCAGCCCAGAAAACGGACTTTCCGAGTCTCAGCTCACTAGCAGATTAAGAGAAATTGCctctgaaaataaattgtaCAGATCTTTCATTGGTAGAGGTTACTATGGCACTATTGTTCCTCCAGTGATCCAAAGAAACATTCTGGAATGCCCTGAATGGTATACTTCATATACTCCATATCAGCCAGAAATTGCTCAAGGTAGACTTGAGTCTTTAATGAACTTCCAAACTTTGGTGGCTGATTTGACTGGAATGTCAGTTGCAAATGCTTCGTTGCTGGATGAGgctactgctggtgctgaagCCATGGCTATGGGTTTCCACGCTCTTCGTGGAAAACGCAAGGTTTATTACGTCGATGAGAATGTCCACAGCCAGACTATTAGTGTTTTGAAGACTAGAGCCAAGACTTTAGGTATTGAGGTTGTCATTGGCTTGCCCAAGGATGAGGCCGAGTTCAAGAGCTCATTTGGTACTTTGATCCAATATCCAGGTGCTAATGGTAATATCGAGTCTCCTGAATACTATCAACAATTGTCAGACAAGGTCCACGGCAGTGGTGGTGTCCTTGCTGTTGCTACTGATTTGCTTGCTTTGACTGTGTTGAAGGCCCCATCTTCGtttggtgctgatattgtgtTTGGTAACTCGCAAAGATTCGGTGTTCCTTTTGGATATGGTGGACCCCATGCTGCCTTCTTCGCTGTTGCTGACTctgaaaagagaaagatgCCTGGTCGTCTCATCGGTCGTAGTAAGGACCGTTTGGGCAATCCTGCTTTCAGATTGGCTCTTCAAACTCGTGAACAACACATTCGTCGTGAAAAGGCTACTTCCAACATTTGTACGGCCCAAGCCCTTCTCGCAAACATGGCCGCTATGTATGCTGTCTACCATGGACCTGAAGGTTTGAAGAACATTGCCAACCGTGTCTACAGTCTGACCACTTACTTGGCTTCTCAAATCGAGTCCTCTTCGTCTCATTCccttgtcaacaacaaatggTTTGATACTTTGACTGTTAAACTGGGCGGTGTTACTGCCGACGAGTTCCTTGCCAAGGCTCGTTCTGAGTATCAAATTAATCTTTTCAAGGTTGATGATTCTTCTGTCTCAGTTGCTCTTGACGAGACTGTTACTGCCAAGGATGTTTCTGACCTGGTATCTCTTTTCACTGGCTCTACTGTTGGATTAACCACTCTtagtgctgctgatgttcAATACACCAGTGTTCCTGAAGACCTCGCTAGAACTGGCAAGATCCTTCAGTTTGCCGTTTTCAACACTCACCACTCTGAGACCGAGTTGCTCCGTTATATCCACCATCTTCAGTCTAAGGACCTTTCCCTTGCCAATTCCATGATTCCTCTCGGCAGTTGTACCATGAAGCTGAATGCTACCGTACAAATGGCTCCAGTTACCTGGCCCGAGTTTGGTCAAATCCACCCTTTTGCTCCTATCGATCAAGCCAAGGGATATCAGACTCTTGTTAGTGAATTAGAAGCCGATCttgctgatatcactgGTTTTGATGCTACCTCGCTTCAACCTAACTCGGGTGCTCAGGGTGAATTTGCCGGTCTCAAGGTCATCCGTGCCTACCTCGACTCTATTGGTCAAGGTCACCGTGATATCTGTATTATTCCTGTTTCTGCCCATGGAACCAACCCAGCCTCTGCTGCCATGGCTGGTTTCAAGGTCGTTTCTGTCAAGTGTACCAACAATGGAGAGCTTGACTTGGTCGATTTAGAAGCTAAGGCTGAGAAGTACAAGGATAAGCTTGCTGCTACTATGATTACCTATCCTTCTACTTATGGTGTGTTCGAGCCTGGTGTGAAGAGAGCCATTGAGATTGTCCACTCTCATGGAGGTCAAGTATACATGGATGGAGCCAACATGAATGCACAAATCGGTCTCACTTCTCCCGGTGAGATTGGAGCTGATGTATGCCACTTGAACTTGCACAAGACTTTCTGTATTCCTcacggtggtggtggtccaGGTGTCGGTCCTATCTGTGTCAAGTCTCATCTCCAACCTTTCCTTCCTAGCCATGACACTGTTGCTGTTACCTCTGCTAGTTCCGATGGTCGTGCTGTAGACTCTGTTTCGGCTGCTCCATATGGTTCTGCCAGTATCTTGCCTATTTCCTGGGCCTATATCAAGTTGATGGGTGCCAGTGGTCTCAAGAAAGCCACCGAGTTGGCTCTTCTCAATGCCAATTATATGAAGGCTCGTGTTGGCGAGCACTTCCCAGTTGCCTATACCAATGCTGAGGGTCGATGTGCTCACGAGTTCATTGTTGATTTGCGAGGATTCAAGAGTACCAGTGGTATTGAGGCCATTGATGTTGCCAAGAGACTTCAAGATTACGGATTCCACGCCCCCACCATGTCGTGGCCCGTTCCAAACACTCTTATGATCGAGCCCACTGAAAGTGAGTCTATTGCTGAATTGGATCGTTTCTGTGATGCCCTCATCTCTATTAGAAAGGAAATTGCTGACATTGAAGAGGGCCGTGTTCCCAGAGAGAACAATGTTTTGAAGAACGCCCCTCACTCACAACAGGATCTTCTTACCAGCGAGTGGGACAGACCCTACACCCGTGAGCAGGCTGCCTACCCCCTTCCTTACCTCCGTGAAGCCAAGTTCTGGCCTTCCGTCACTCGTCTGGACGACAACTACGGAGACCTCAACCTCTTCTGCTCATGCGACCCTGTCGAGGCCATTGAGTAG
- the TRM7 gene encoding Trm7p (2'-O-ribose methyltransferase; methylates the 2'-O-ribose of tRNA-Phe, tRNA-Trp, and tRNA-Leu at positions C32 and N34 of the tRNA anticodon loop; crucial biological role likely modification of tRNA-Phe; interacts with Trm732p and Rtt10p in 2'-O-methylation of C32 and N34 substrate tRNAs, respectively; GO_component: GO:0005737 - cytoplasm [Evidence IEA,IEA]; GO_component: GO:0005737 - cytoplasm [Evidence IDA] [PMID 11927565]; GO_function: GO:0008168 - methyltransferase activity [Evidence IEA,IEA]; GO_function: GO:0008175 - tRNA methyltransferase activity [Evidence IEA]; GO_function: GO:0008175 - tRNA methyltransferase activity [Evidence IDA] [PMID 11927565]; GO_function: GO:0008175 - tRNA methyltransferase activity [Evidence IMP,ISS] [PMID 9917067]; GO_function: GO:0016740 - transferase activity [Evidence IEA]; GO_process: GO:0001510 - RNA methylation [Evidence IEA]; GO_process: GO:0002181 - cytoplasmic translation [Evidence IMP] [PMID 11927565]; GO_process: GO:0032259 - methylation [Evidence IEA,IEA]; GO_process: GO:0030488 - tRNA methylation [Evidence IDA] [PMID 11927565]; GO_process: GO:0008033 - tRNA processing [Evidence IEA,IEA]) yields the protein MGKSSKDKRDLYYRKAKEEGWRARSAFKLLQLDSQFHLLKGLNRVVDLCAAPGSWSQVLSRSLPEDSAKIVAVDLQPMAPIKGVTSIQADITHPKTLKRILDIFGGEPADFVCSDGAPDVTGLHDLDEYIQAQLILSALQLATALLRPGGAFVAKIFRGRDIDLMYFQLGLLFERVTCAKPRSSRGSSLEAFIVCQGYKPRPGWVPSIINEVFSTEEYFKKMGIERPLIVDLDGEYEEEERVVAPFVACGDLSEYDSDATYTIERSTARVSLDPVQSPTAPPYKTAIELKRKGIIKRT from the coding sequence ATGGGTAAAAGTAGTAAAGACAAGAGAGATCTTTACTATAGAAAggccaaagaagaaggctgGAGAGCCAGATCCGCTTTTAAGCTTCTACAACTGGATTCGCAATTCCATCTTCTGAAAGGACTCAATAGAGTAGTAGATCTATGTGCCGCTCCTGGATCCTGGTCGCAGGTTCTTTCTAGATCATTGCCAGAGGACTCGGCCAAGATTGTTGCTGTGGATCTTCAACCTATGGCTCCTATCAAGGGCGTAACTTCAATTCAAGCAGATATCACCCATCCCAAaactttgaaaagaatTCTAGACATTTTTGGCGGAGAACCGGCCGACTTCGTATGCTCAGATGGAGCTCCTGATGTCACTGGACTACATGATCTGGACGAGTATATCCAAGCTCAGCTTATTTTATCTGCATTACAACTTGCCACAGCATTACTTCGTCCTGGCGGTGCATTTGTTGCCAAGATTTTTCGAGGAAGAGATATTGACCTCATGTACTTTCAACTGGGTCTACTCTTTGAGAGGGTCACCTGTGCGAAACCACGATCCTCTCGAGGTTCCTCTTTAGAAGCATTCATTGTATGTCAAGGATACAAACCACGACCTGGATGGGTTCCTAGTATTATTAATGAGGTGTTTTCCACAGAGGAGTACTTTAAGAAGATGGGAATAGAGCGTCCTTTGATCGTGGATTTGGATGGAGagtatgaagaagaagagcgGGTAGTTGCACCTTTTGTAGCATGCGGAGACCTCAGTGAGTATGATTCAGATGCCACATACACTATAGAACGATCAACTGCTCGAGTGAGTCTTGATCCGGTTCAGAGTCCTACTGCACCTCCATATAAAACAGCTATCGAGCTCAAACGCAAGGGTATAATCAAGCGTACATGA